The Vitis vinifera cultivar Pinot Noir 40024 chromosome 7, ASM3070453v1 genomic interval CTCTATCCCTTTCCCTATTCCACTTGACCTTTTCTCAGTTCTTCCGAAGGGAACATGTCTCTTTACTTGTGTCTTCTTGAtagatttgtttattattaataGCTTCTGTTTTTGTGGTGATGGGGATTTATTTATTAGTCCCCCGTGACCAAATCATAACTTTAAAACAAAGATAATTGGGTCAACTCCCATGGTTCTCTAacttattatatgatttatGTTGATATCTATGTGGATTCTACTACGTCACATCCCATATGCATgagattaaatttaattaagttaCCAACCAACTGATTAACATTAATTCTATATGGTTTAATtagtaatattattattaaaagtggggctgatttaaatatttagatGTTGCGTAGGAGTGTCCACCACGATATCTCTGGGGTCTGATGATTCCAACGCTGAATTCGAGAACTGTACAAGTTCAAAAAACGACACCGTTTCATTGGATCCCAATCTCAGAAGTCTTTCTACCTTGAAGCTCAGTCGTTTGTTCACATTTCACAAATGTATGCAGGAGTTCACCACTGTAAAGTTAGTTAGCAAACTCTGGAAATTCACCAGCATATTGCAGTGGAGGTCAAATCATCACCAGCTCCTGATCCGTCTAGGGAAGCGTGCCAGATCAGAGGGTCTACACCTTACAGCTCTGCACCAGGATCTAGAGAATTACTACTGTAGgtccccacccccacccccacccccacacCGGGATCTCACGGCGGCCGGCCGGTGGTGGTGACATTTCTGAATTAGGGGGTTGGGTTTCTGACAAATGTCATGTGACTGTGGGGTTGCCacatttctttataaaaaacatGTAAATCTCAAGGAGAATCAAGGGGAAAGTCAAGAACTTTTACCCAAAGGAAGATGGGCTTTAGAGATAATGGTTCATGCACCTTCATTCAAAGAGAAATCTGCATTAATCCGGTCCATTCTCATCTGTGGTCCCAGTTAGACTACAAGTCTAAAACCCCATGATCTTATGACCATTGATTTTGGATAATTTGAagcatttttagggttttatggGAGATCAATGATGGGGTTCCATTGATGATGATCCCTCCTAGAGGTTGCCCCATTGAGTGGGTGCTCTAATTCTAGATCGGAGGTCTTCAATTCATCATAAATGATTCTGAAACTTTTGGGTCTGCACCAATGAAAAGAGGGGAGAACCTTTccaaaaacagaaagaaaaagaaaaagaaaataattttcaaaaatgataaaatattggGTGTTTTCTTTTCATGTATAAACAATTGTGAAAATATTGGTCACAGCTTGCTATATATAGGCTTTCTGTGAGCCTGCTGGATTGTTAGTCAGTTGCCCATTGTCCTATACTTTCTATAGctgttttattctttttcttttccctttttttaatcaaactttTCGTCATCTCCTTGCTCTGCATATTTCTGATTCATAAAACCCTACTTTCTCTAGGCCGTCTTCTCTGTCTTCCCCAACCCTTGCTGTTCCCAGTCTTCAGTTTCTCTCTTATTTCGTTATTGAATCTAGGGGAAAGCGTGAGGATCCATGGATATTGATGTGCTAAAATCGACAGTACAAGATCAGATGGACATGATGTCAATGATGATGCAAATGGACAAGCTTCCTGAACTCTTTGGACCCTACCAGGAGCCTTCCGAATTGCCGGAGATGGAATTCTCCGGCGGTGCAACTGCCACCACCATAGGAACTGCACCGCCCATGTTCCATAGCCCTCTCATAAATCCATCTTCCTCCATATCGTTTATGAGCACCCCAGTCCAAGAACCCATGACACCACCTCTTCTTCCCCATGTGGGCTCTGGGAGATTGAAAAGTGCCGGTGAATTATGCGGTGTAAATCCATTTTCACCTCCCTCAGAGAAGAAAAACTCCATGGCAGCAATGAGAGAGATGATATTCTCAATTGCCGTGATGCAGCCCATTCACATAGACCCCGAGTCTGTCAAGCCACCCAAGAGGAGGAACGTGAAGATATCCAAGGATCCGCAGAGCGTGGCGGCGAGGCACAGGAGGGAAAGGATCAGCGAGAGGATAAGGATTCTGCAGAGACTAGTACCAGGAGGAACCAAAATGGATACAGCCTCAATGTTGGATGAGGCTATTCATTATGTGAAGTTTCTGAAGAACCAGGTACAATCACTGGAAAGGGCAGGAGCCCATAGGCCAATGGGTGTTGTTGGGTTCCCAGCAACCACAACCTCAATGGCCAATCCCAATTACTCATCTTTGGCCAAAGCTTTCCAGACTTCTCCGATGGTGGGCTCTATGCAGATGTTTAGGTGAGAGAGAGAGCAAGAGAGAAATTGTGAGTTACAATTAATTGTTTTGGACATATGTATTGAGCAGACTGCAGAGGGCATAGAGAGTTTTTACCTCATCCTAGTGTAATTCTCTAACCGTTTCTAAATCCCTGTGCTTGTTGTATCAATGCCTCTCTCCATGCAGAAAATGATAGACTCAGGTGTCTTATATCTAAAAGTTACATTCTATCATGGTGTTATCACATCCTGTATTAtgtataatatatgtataagaTATATATAGGATCTCATGAATCAGTTCATCCAGTAATGTCTTCATATACTTAGAACTATGATAAAGGAGCTGCATGCTCCACCGCAGTGagaaaattaagttaatttctTATGTAACTTGCATCCCAGCCTTCTTGTCATAAAGATATTTACAATGAAATCCAGACAATGTTGGTGTACTATTGTACTAGCAGCAAGCTGTATTTCTTCAAATCTGATAAACTCCCTAATGATCCTGATTCATGGAAATATTCAGCTTCTGAGGCCATTTTTCAGTAGTAGACCCACACTAGAGTGTAGTACACAGGCACATCACCCTAGTCATCAAGCTAGCTTCGGTACTAAAACACAGCATGAGTAGCATGATTCAAACTATAACAGCTATAGAATCATTTCCAAATGAAAAAGACACAAGGTTTGATCCGGGTCATCTTACTCGGGCGTTTTGTGGTTAGTCATATATTTTTAGGACATGTCAAGGTTggaatttttttctataatcaGCGTCCTCACCGGTCTAATCAATAGTTCTATTCATGGGTCAACAAAAATGCACCAGGAATCCACGTGAAACACTGACTTTCCGATGATTTGATAGGTAGGCGTGACGGTGACATTGGTTATCCTCTGCCCCCACCTCTACCTGTGATGGGTTGTGACCTTAATATTTCTACATGCTCATAATGTTATGGTCCGTTTGGAGTTTTGGCAGTTCATTCCAGAGGCTTCATATATTGTTTTCATTGAAGAAAATAAGTCAGGACAAACTTAATGCCATGATTTGAGTACATGTATAGGATTCAACTGTGTTACAGGCACTGTCTAGTCTCTACTCCTTTATACATAGTAATTGCATTCTGACCCTTGAAAAGGGATGAAGATATAAAGGAGCTGCAGTAATCACATTATGCTGCTGGCTACTATTACTGGAGCCCCAGCACAGGAAAGAGACTTTTCTCCAAGATTATAAAGTTTACACCGAATGCCCAAAAATGTGGAATCCAACCCAATTAAATCAATAGCATGGGCaggtgtttttcttcttctcttttccatGTGGGATTGCATGGCAGTAAATACTCCCATAAAGGGTTTATGGAGCTCCCCAATCCCACTGCTTGGGAGAGAGGTATAAGGAATGCAACTTGAGTTTGTGGACCCTTGCACTGCCACACTGCAACTGTCTATTTAGTAAAGTAATTATAGATAACAacattaaaattaacaaatgttttctgaaaaaaaaattggccaaCTTTGATCTACAAGTATGTGTCACTTAAAGTGTTTCAAACATGGATACAAGATCCATTTTAGTGAGGCAATTAACCATGCACACAAAAGAGGGTTCAGATGAGTGAACGATTtcaatttaaaagttaaaactaatagaggcattaaaaaaaaggaagccaAAAGGAAGGGTAGGTTGCCTCCTGAGGCAGGGTCGAATGATAGGAGTGTTCATGTCTCAAGGATCATGCCTCACCAAAAGCCAttaattcattcatgtcattcatatcAATTTCAAGGATCataaacaaatatcaaaatgagaaggggagaaaatatttaaagaaatggTCAAACCACATCTAGCAAAAAAGACCCATGTGAGACAGACCACTAAGGCTCCAACATCCCCATAGACCCATATACAGGCTTTTATTATTACAGTAGAGAGGGGGACTCCCCTTTTCATGGGATTAGGGCACTGCCTCTTCCACCCCACAAGTGCAATGTATCAAAGTctgacatttttcttttcttttcttttcttttcttttctatctgCTCATTCATTTGTTCTCTGTGATGGGATAAGTTCTCATGTTCTTTGTGACACGGAATAAATGGTTTAAACCCAAGACTTCTAGCCATTTGATATTCCATTGCCAGAGTAAAAAGGTGAAATAACTACACTCCAACAGCCAAAAATTACTGACAGAACTAACccacatgtatatatatacatgattGGGTAGAGGTACAGATAAAACATGTCCTTGCTAGAGAAGCTTGACTGTGTGTTTAAGTGGTTGTTCTCCTCCTTTTGTTGGAGAAACCGCTAGAAACGGTGAAAGAACAGTGAGGGAGGTGCACTTAAAGTTAGGGGTGGTGCGACCATAAAGGAGGATATGGTGAAATGGGCCCTAAAATGTTTGAGTTTTAATAGATATATAATATGAAAAGACACAATGGGATGAGTTGGTTGGTGGGTTGGATTAGATTTTGGCAGAAGACTCCCACTTTTAAAGGGGCAGGTGGAAGGCAAGTCCATATATCTAACAcccaaaattcttccttcatttGTCCCTTATGCTAGGTGGGATGAATTTGAATGTAACTGGATCTCAGTGAAATACACTGAAAGAATCATGGAATGGGCTTGTTGGTTTCccaaataacttaaaatagtccccttttatttatttatttattgcttttaaaagaaaaaaaaatggcagtTCCAAATCTTTATGGGAAAGCAAGTTAAAGACATGGGAGAAGTAACAAAAACTTGTCAAATCACTTCTGAAGCCCAGTATAAGAACACTTCATATGCCcaactcaaaaaaaataaaataaaattgctgATAAAGTTTTGGTCTTAAATCAATCCATTCTATGCAAGGCTAAATTCACTCTCAATGTTGGGTTAGATGGGCTGGTTCTTGATCCACCGAGCTCAGTTTTAACTCCAAGCTGGATAACGGCTTGAAGCTTCAGGCCCAGCCAGAAACAGAGTATCTTTGGTAACCATGAGCACAGCCCAGTCCCATTCCAGCCTGTTTAGGTCGTAAGGCTAGCAACTGAATAAGGTAATcaaatttctttataattttccCAGAATTACTTTTTGAACAAAtatagtatttaattttaaatattattaaaacaataatattcattattatcattaataatatagtaattaatttttttataatattattaaaacaatactaatgaatattattattttttatgatgtcACATGACAAGTTATCACATTTTAAAGATGAATTATTTTTGTGTGCTAAAATGTCAAAATTTCTTAGAGATTTTTGTGATTGCATAGGCATAGATCTGAAAACTTATTCAATAAATCCTCTCTTAATCAACGTTTTATCAACAACTTAAAAATGTGTGAGAACATATCGAATTGCAAGAATGACCAAAGTTACCTTCTCTTAGACAAAAGGATAATTAAGAATGAGTATGATAGACAAAATTATTACcagtattttgatttttagcttGAGCATTGGAACTTTTAGCAATGGTGAGACTTCTTTCCTGTAAATCGAAATTTCCACTACCCCCTAACCATTTCAATCATACcccatgttaaaaaaaaaaccacttgtGCATGTTCTAGGAAtactttcgttttttttttttgactatAAGTGATTATTTATATCCTTCAAGAACtgatatgaattaattaaaagaagATTAAGACTATTTAGTAAGtatagtaaatttaaaattttcataccTTTGTCCTAAGTTATGATTGATTCGGAAAACTTTGTCttagtttaaaattgatttttttttttttggattatttcATTGTAATGGGGAGTAATTGCTATGCAAGAGAAGTTTCATATCTTATATACCACTACAATACCAAAGATTATATTTAAAACATCTTCTTTCACGGTTCTTAGAAGTCACAAGTAGAAGCCGATTGTTGATCCATAGCTAACATTATGAGATAACTTTTGCTTCTCTTACAATCCTTCCTTTCTTTAGTAGATTTTTCTtcacttcaaataaaataaataaataaaaataagagtgcTCTTACAatttagagaagaaaaagagtctTCATCATTGTaattattctttcttatttgattaatgaatttttttagttttggtacATTCTATGAACATAGGGTTCATAATGATTATTAAACCACATTAGAAATATCTTGACCATGTATgataactgttttcgaaaatagttatgtaaaacagttttttaaaaactattctctaatgttttttagaacaaatctgtttgagaacttaaaacatttttaaatatgttttaaaaataatttttatatctagtattatatttttaatcgttctacatgtttatataattattttttaaaaaaaataagtgaaaacaattgaagataactaaaaattgttatttgaaaatactatattttctatttttaagaatagaaaactgaaaatatatttttggctatcaaatttattttcttatattttttattttattttaaagaacaaaaaattgttattaaaaacacttgTTAAATAGgtctcttatattttctttattaatctAGCCAAAAATGTATTTCCATATacttatataataaaaaaatagtaggaactcaagtttataaaatataaattttaagcaaATATCTATAAATAATTAGCATTTCATGTGTTTTTTGTGCTTTTGATCAatcaaatactattttttaataatataaatactatttttaactaccttaaatattatatttacttgataaatatattaaatttaaattatttttatatgggtgtgtgaaaaacactttttcCATTGTACTAAATACTTGCATGCATCATTTGAACACGTCATATGTTTAGTGATGAAAAATATGACCATAACTATAACAAAGATAATTACAAGCACGAATAATGCcatcaatatattaaaaacgTGGCATACGTACATATGCACCTCCGGTCAAAAGCttctcttttcccttttcttttttcaaattttttgtagAATGCATTTAGTGTGCACAatgaaaaaatacattaaaaacgagagatttcaaaacaattctcaaaaaaactattttttgaaataaacttttagttgtttttggaaataaaattctGTTTGAGGACTCTAtgaaaggtaattttttttatatatataatagaaaagttttcaaatattcttaaaaaaatacttaaaaaacaatattagactgttttaaaaaataatctattttgaaaaaaaattctcaaaaaattattttcaacaaaaatttatcaaatatgttttcaatttttaaaattatttttcatatattatatCCTAAATTGgacttttttcttaaaatttaaatagaagGTAACATAAGTGTCATTAAAACAtcaaaaattaagtaaaaatattttaaaattttgttaagctaaaactaaatatacaaaaaaaataaataaaacttaaattcaaaaacaaaacttcatataagaaaataaattgggatattcattatttttatgcaGCAATGGCTATGCATCTTAGGTATATTATAACACATCCTTATCAATCATATTTTTACTAGTGCAAGTCATATTAGGTGGCCCGTATAACCAAAGAATTCAAAGATGCTATTTAAATCAAGATTACATAAAAACgatcttgaattttttaatgACCTAACGATGAAGCTGAAgtgaaaatgataaatttttcttaagatacttcaatcattattttctaaatttatctccttctttaaaaatatgttgTGAAAGATCCAAAGAGGCTTTAGAAATGGTTCGAGAGTGATTTTACTTGAAGTATTTTTGGTAAGAGAATCTCCTACAAGACCATGTAACATTTCtctaaaaaaagttattaataatttttcaaaattttaaaaatatttcttaaattttatccaACACTCCTACAATAAATGAACTCTTAAATTGTGTTAGCACATTGGACTTTAATATTGGATGACTTATCTTTCGTTTTGGTCGGAAGAAGGTGTTTATGGTGTTTTATTCATGGGTTTTCTTGGGAAGTTTCTTATCAGGTGTCTTTCCTTTCTACAGGGTCTACatgtgtttttcatttttacagATTTCATCAGCATCTTTCCTTTTTCTGTAGGGTTGACAGCTTAACATGTCCTGAAATCAtgatttttaccttttttttttttttttgtttgcaacAGTTTTATGCAAACATTTTCGAATGCGGGGTTTTCTTCTAATTACTTGTCGGTGGTTTGGTTTGGAGGTACTTCTTTTTTATGGAGGTGAATCAAACTTATAGCCCCTTGAGGAAGAATGTGGATGGAAGATTTATGGCACAGAAACCGGCATTAATTAAAATCCATCCAAGTTGAAAGAAGGAATGCATGCTTCACGAATTCATTCATCATTGCTGAGAGACTGAATTCGAAGCAGCTTCTCACCAAGCAAGCCAATTGTGAATTTCTTCATTGTCTAAAGCAAAAGTTGTGCTGGAAAGGAGCAAGGAAAATGCTACTTTTTAGTTTTTCCCGAATTTCTGAAGACTATCCTGATGACAATAGTCAAAATACATTTCGAGTGGTGAAACCCTGAAAAGTTTAAAGCAGTCTCAAAGGAAGAGCTCTTCGTAAAAGGAAATTAAGAGGGTCTCTTTCTGACTGAGAAGCCaactcaaaaaagaaagaacaattATGTATTACAAATAATGCATGGTTAGAGTATGGAAAGTAGACTTACTTAATTTAGGATTTGGAAACACGCGTGAGACCTGCTTAATCGTGAAACCGCCAATGTTACTATTTTCTTTTGAGTGAATGCCGGGCTCATGTTTATAAATATGGCTTCTAAAGGTTACGTTGAggcaagaaaaaaattatctcaTCATCCcactttcttctttcctttctgcAACAACCTTGCCATGACTACTAAGAAATGCAACAAGGAGTTCTCCAGCGACTACACGTTGTTGATACCAGAGAAACTGAGTTTCTATGAACTCATTCGCATCTTGTTCCCGGGTGGCATAGAAAAGAGAGCATTTGTAGACTGCCAGGAGGGTGCTGATTCGAATTTCGAGCGTAGATGGATCATATTCATCTCCATCTTGGCACAAAAGCTTCTGCAGTTTGTGGCAAAGCCATTGTCATGGTTCGGATCAGCGTTTGAGATGGGGTTGAACCTTTGCTCCACTAATGGCGGCTTTGGCATGCTCTTGCTCAATTATTTAAGAGGTCAGTGATTTCATTGTTGATCTCCATGATCtggtttgattttctttttcttcaaattctctgATAATGTGTAGACATATCTACCATCTCACCCTGTATATTAGACATGTAGTTAGGTATGCAATTCTATGGAGTTTTTGTGTGTTATTATCCATGATAAGCCATATCAACTTGGCCTTTCTGAACCCCTTACTCGTCTTTACAGCTCGGACTTTCTGGTTTTTCCTCAAGAATTGCTTTCCTATTCTATACTGCACAAGTAGTTTAATTTTGACACTAAATGAGGCTTTTAATTAAAGGGGTTCTCACAGCAAAATGGATCAATTTTGTTTGTCTATTCAAAGACTAAATGTGGATAGAATAATGTTGTATAGGGAAAATCCAATGGCCGGACAAAACATCTCCGACTTTCTCATCGAGCTGTGGACATCTAGACAAGCGAGTGGAGTTAGACAAGAGCATCGAACCAGGAGATAGCAAATACCATGCAGCACTTTCTATGATGTGTGCTAAGATAGCTTATGAGAATAAAGCCTATATCAAAACTACAGTGGAAGATCAATGGAAGGTATAATGATTTCCATTTTTTGcctttattttaccttttcacGTTCCTTTCAAATCTGTATAGGCCATCCAAGGTTCTACTTGTATAACTCATACGAGGCCTTTTGGGGGAGATTTTGTTGAGTGATCTagaatttgatataaaatttatgatgATTTGCAGATGGAATTTTTGGGATCTTTTGATTTTTGGAATGGTAAGAAAATCCAAttcttatctatatatatatttccattaATTGCCATGGTTTCATTCTCATACACGAATCAATTGTTTCTCAGATTATCAAGATAAAGCAACAACACAAGCATTCATACTTCATGATAAAAATGTTGACAGCGATACAATAGTTGTGACCTTTAGAGGTACTGAAGCATTCGATGCAGATGCATGGTGTACTGACTTTGATATCTCCTGGTATGAAATCCCGGGTGTGGGAAAGATTCATGGGGGATTTATGAAAGCTCTAGGCCTACAAAATAACCTAGGTTGGCCTAAGGATATTAAACAGGATGATAGTCACCCGCCGGTGGCTTACTACGCCATTCGGAAAATGCTGAGGGAACGCTTGCAGGCAAACggtgaaacaaaatttttagtGACTGGTCACAGCTTAGGTGCGGCTCTGGCAATCCTCTTTCCGGCAGTTTTGGCATTGCACGAGGAGACGTGGATGTTGAAGAGGCTCCGGGGTGTATATTCCTTTGGACAACCCCGGGTTGGAGATCAGAAATTTGGGGAGTTCACGACAAAGAAGCTGAAAGAGCACAATATTCCATATTTCAGGTTCGTTTACTGTAATGATTTGGTGCCCAGGTTGCCCTACGATGACAAGGCGCTTATGTTCAAGCACTTTGGCACATGCGTCTACTATAACAGCATCTATGAAGGAAAGGTAAGCTTCTTTCTCCTAGACACATTTTATTCAAACTTCTCTACATTCAATATTTCACCATCATATGAACTGTTCGTGGAATTCAATGGGCTCCATATCAGACATGGCCAAGCTGATCACTCAAAAAGATCCAACCATAGTGCCATGCATGCAGCACCATGGTTGAAACAGACTCCACCATCTCTCCTGTGTTTCTATTTCcaggaaaaatatgaattaattaaactcCTACCAATAGGCCATGAGCTGTAAATTAATAAACCCTTTGATTCTTTGAAGCCGAGTGTTTAATCCAAGGTGCAACAGCAATCCAAGTTGTTGTTGGGTCACCCGTAGTTCATTGTTATTTGATGCCTTATTTTCCATTAATAATCGAGCTTTATCTgtaataattcaaaaattattgtAAGTTGCATAATGAAGCAAAGACTAACTCATAGAAGCGATTACCGTTGTCCTTTGTTTACAGATTGTTGCAGAAGAACCGAACAAGAACTACTTCTCTCCATTGATGGCCATACCTAAAACTTTGAATGCCGTGTGGGAGTTGATAAGAAGCTTCATTATTGCCCATTTAAAGGGAAAGGAGTATACAGAAGGGTGGCTCCTCAGAGTCTTTAGGGTGTTGGGACTTATAGTCCCAGGTGTATCAGCTCATGGCCCCCAAGATTATGTCAATTCTACTCGCTTGGGATCCTCAGCTTCATTGCTTCCACACCAAATCCCAGCACAGTAACAATGTCCCTGAGTCTCTACTCGGCTCAGAAAATTAAGTTCATTAGTGTAGTTAATGAAGAACAATTtctattgatattaatgaagaATGATATTATTATTCAAGTTGAGTTCAGTTGGGGGTTTTGTACTAGCATGCATGAATAGTTGATGGAGCACCTATTTATGGAAAAATCTACAAACGTTCAAGTCTGTTGAAATTAAAGTGTATCAAATTCCTatcccaatatatatatatatatatatatatatatatatatatatatatatatatatattaaaggaatattatatagaatatttgttaaatttatatgtaattataattaatttttttagataaaataaaataaaacgaaTTAATAAAAAAGGGCTCATTAAGGTGTAAATGTGaggaagaatgaaaaatatctaATAGAGCGAAGGGATTAATAATTCAAggtaaagataaaaaatgaaaaaagtggaatgttttgaaatataataattatatttctttatattttttataacattttctatcatatatcaaaattttctctttcatcCATTGAGATAGATTTGATTGGTTGAACCATATTAAAATTCATGTACCTTTATAtgtagtttattttattttttgtgtttttccatAAATATCAATAAAGGTGTTTTGATAGTCATGAAAggggaaaagataaaaaatttagggataaccgattaaaagggacaaaaatCCCTCAATATTGCAAAACTAACCCTTTACTTATTTAGGTCTCAAAAATGACCCAATtcggacaaaaataccccctcACCCCCTCAGTTATCTTTTTC includes:
- the LOC100259298 gene encoding triacylglycerol lipase OBL1, with product MTTKKCNKEFSSDYTLLIPEKLSFYELIRILFPGGIEKRAFVDCQEGADSNFERRWIIFISILAQKLLQFVAKPLSWFGSAFEMGLNLCSTNGGFGMLLLNYLRGKIQWPDKTSPTFSSSCGHLDKRVELDKSIEPGDSKYHAALSMMCAKIAYENKAYIKTTVEDQWKMEFLGSFDFWNDYQDKATTQAFILHDKNVDSDTIVVTFRGTEAFDADAWCTDFDISWYEIPGVGKIHGGFMKALGLQNNLGWPKDIKQDDSHPPVAYYAIRKMLRERLQANGETKFLVTGHSLGAALAILFPAVLALHEETWMLKRLRGVYSFGQPRVGDQKFGEFTTKKLKEHNIPYFRFVYCNDLVPRLPYDDKALMFKHFGTCVYYNSIYEGKVSFFLLDTFYSNFSTFNISPSYELFVEFNGLHIRHGQADHSKRSNHSAMHAAPWLKQTPPSLLCFYFQEKYELIKLLPIGHEL
- the LOC100254182 gene encoding transcription factor HEC2, producing MDIDVLKSTVQDQMDMMSMMMQMDKLPELFGPYQEPSELPEMEFSGGATATTIGTAPPMFHSPLINPSSSISFMSTPVQEPMTPPLLPHVGSGRLKSAGELCGVNPFSPPSEKKNSMAAMREMIFSIAVMQPIHIDPESVKPPKRRNVKISKDPQSVAARHRRERISERIRILQRLVPGGTKMDTASMLDEAIHYVKFLKNQVQSLERAGAHRPMGVVGFPATTTSMANPNYSSLAKAFQTSPMVGSMQMFR